The sequence below is a genomic window from Uranotaenia lowii strain MFRU-FL chromosome 2, ASM2978415v1, whole genome shotgun sequence.
GGGTTGGAGCAGATGATGGTGGCATTCGTCATGCTTACTGGAATAGTAAGGCGGGTTCGCCGTCGTCGGGACATGCTAGAACTGATGATGTATTTCTCCAAATTCCCTGAACAACTTAATCTGACTCTTAAAACACGCACTGCCACCGTAGAGGAGCGAGTTCTGAAAAAACTGTTTATCAACTTCACCCTATTGATTTTAGCTTTTCTGTTGATGTACGACCCGGAAGGTCAAGAACCACTTCAAATTTATCAACTACTAAGTTTGACTTCATCGTTCTATCCAAAGATGCTGATCATCAATTTTTGTGGCTGGTTCTATCTACAGATGCTGTATGTAGGTCTGTTTTTCGACGCTGTTAACAGAAAACTGGAAAACCTGTACCATGAAGTTGCCCACGAATGTTCGTTTGTCAGATTCAGAAAAACTTCGCCAAACTTTATTGTCAAACTGCATTACTTGAGGAATTTACGCGAAAAAGTTGTTACCGGAGCCTTTCAGTTGAACGAAACATTTACGGTTCAAATTGTTATCATATTTTCTCTGATATTCGTCCTGATTGTCAACCAGGTGAAGTGGTGTCTCATGTAATCCGTAAAATTAACTGTCTAATTTCGAGCACATTTTCTCCAGCTTTACTTTCTCATCGTTGTGCTATTCAACTTCATCAAAGAAGGGACACTCCTAGAAACGCATCACGTGGCTGCGATGTTCTTGCTATGCACACTCAACTTCTATGAAGTGTACTGTATCGGTGATTCCTGTGAACACACCATGGCACAGGTATGTTGTGAAGCACTTTGTACATTTATCCtgcttttgaaaatcttttaccAAAATTAAATGCACCAAGTTGGTGAAAAACGATAAATACTCGCTCCATTTGGTGCATTTGTTCGATCCTAGCAGAACATTTCACGTGTTCAGTCCTGTGGCAGCAATACGTTATAGCATCTACTTGCTTTTTATTTGCGAGAGAACCACTGATGAAGGGGGGCGCACACcatcaaatttgacaaagttgATCGCTTTTTGCTAAATCCGTGCTGACATTCATCCATGATGTGTGACGAAAATGGGCACATAAGACCCTGGATACCAACTTGTCTGGAATAACGAAAGCAACCAAATTATTCCAGTTTCCACCATCAAAGTGTACTTTTCGTTCAAAAAGTGTTTTATCAGCAGGTTATAAGCCCAAGACTACCGAAAATACCGAACTACCGAAAAGGTCTGCGGGCAGGTGAATGTCGTCGGAGTGGAGTCATGCAGGAACGTCGAATCGGAGCTATTCGAAGGTTGCCAGTGGAAGATGGTCACACCGATACcttggaaacattttttttaataagttgaacacccaggtggtaaatcctttttacggattgcattccaaggcacggcgagcaaccgcgtccccccagtttgcaactctgggtccatgggtgcaattagtgactcatgatactatgtacccctacaccATAAAGTCCACTTGGGGCCTCTTGCCAAATTTCCATCCGGATTGCAACGAAGGTTGTACCCatgatgtttatttatttatttcaccaaacatcgtaggctacatatatattcttaaaactagaagtacaatcttaatattacttcaaatactacaatattaggttcttaagtgcctgtcgccgtaaaaagcactttttagctgctgtttagacatagtaaaatctatgttctggtagtttttattataattctgcataagacaattgattggactatttttaccataatcagttcgagcagaggttaaaataaacagatttctggttctcaactggcgactcggacaataaaagtttaacttatttagtagataagtagattgaacacgctgattaattatgtcgtttacaaaggagattgcagcaaattctcttctaacacttaatggttcaatatttattagtaaacagcgtgattcgtagcttggtaattggctctgtgaccatcctagatttcgtaaagcaaatagaacaaattgtttctgaatggattctaaacggtttttatgagaaatttgaaagggggaCCACACAACGCTGCAGTATTCAAGTATGGATcggacataagctgtgtacaatgtttttaatgtatatgggtcttgaaaattataactaaaacgttttataaagccaagcatactatttgatttttgaattactgagttatagtgatctacaaaagtaagttttgagtccaatataatacctagatctcttatcttattgattctctccacaggctcatttcctaatgtgacaatttcatatgacggatattttttccttgtaaatacaatatgtgaacattttttcacgtttagttcaagaagacttttactgcaccatttgtaaaaaatatttatttcattttgaaacaccctgaaatcttcttcgttgttgactatcatataaagcttcatatcgtctgcgtatataagcacgtttagctggttcagtaaataagtaatgtcattgacgtataagataaataataagggaccgagatgggagccttgaggcacaccagatgtaacggagatgcttttcgaaagtgaaccattgaatctaacaatttgtgtacggtttgtcaaatacgactcaatccatttcagcagttgtgtactgaatccgtttttatgtagtttaaaaattaacaaaggggtgtcgattctatcaaaagctttactgaagtccgtgtatagagcctgaacggaatttccttgatccatagagtggatattataagaaacgaattcaagtaaattagtcgctgtagatcgtcctttaacaaatccatgttgcttttcagttatgagtgtttttatttgattatatattttttgattcactattgcttcaaaaagtttcggtatgcacgataagattgctataccccggtaattttttatgtcggactttttccccgacttgaaaataggtacaagaaaagattctttccatacttgaggaaaaacaccggaTTTCAACGATGAGTTGAACAATAGAAACAAGGGCACACTTAGttcatttacaagattttttaaaagtaatggaggaattccatcaggcccgggccctttGGAGCTATCCAGGGAGCAAATTGATTTGTGTATTTCCTCAAGGGTGATTGAATCTACCACAGTCAATGATGCTGAgtcggaaaaataatcgaaaaacgcAGTGTCGCGatcggcttccgaaaaactggtgtaaacgctttggaagaaattggcaaacaaattacatatttcaTGGGAATTATTACCGTTAGCGCTGTCCAAGTGCATACGAGatggaaaattattacttttcaatttggaaCTTACATACTTGAAGAAGCTTCTTGggttagatttaatgttttcctCTGTTTTCCTATTATATTCTTCGAAGGAGGTATTAAGGCATATGGCTAGTTTGTTGCATGCTTCTTGATATTCTAAACTATTAGCTAGCGATGgtgtctttttccagtttttatgcgctttctgctttttatttctaagatgctttagctcttttgaaaaccatggcggatttctgttattattcgttcgtcgctttatttttattgggaCATATTTACTCAAGATATTACcaagaatgttataaaaaatagctacctgattgacagtttggttttcgctttgaaatgatgattgccaattaactgattgtaatttagttttaatcatTGTGTAATTTGCATGGAAAAAGTCAAGGGTCTCCTCATATTCGTATTCTGGTATTCCTTTGTTGTCAGaacatataattgaaaattcgatagctgtatgaaatatctcatttttccaaattggattaGTAGCTTCCAAAATGCAAAAGTCATCAGTCAAGTTTGAAAACAGTAAATCGAGATAGCGATTGCAGGCATTTTtcacatgatttatttgattaagacaTAAGGTAGCAAGATTGTCGAAAAGGAATTGTAATGTTTCATTATctccaaaaatcggtaaaagGATTGCTTCATTATCTTCATCGGGTAAAAATTGTAGATTCGATTGATTAAAATCGCCATAcaggtgaattttgaattcgggtTGGAAGCTTTTGAATAGTTCTGTTATGCTCAGtagaaacttttggaaataatcTTTACTGGCATATTCTGGAGGAAAGtagatcgatccaaaaatatgagTTTCCTTGAAGATTTGAGCTTTTGCCCACACCTGCTCAAATTCTTTGTGCTTAGTTATTTCAATGAGCTCAGAATCGAAAGCAGAGCTTATTGCTACTACAACGCCTCCGCCTGATTTCTTGTcggacaaattgaaatttcggtcATCTCTGTAGACATTGTAACGCGATCCAAAAATTTCCTCGCTTTTTATACTATCATCCCAGCTTGTTTCGGTTCCTAAAATGATAGTATAATtacttgctactaaatttttatgaattgtgtTTAGTTTAGATGCGCTTCGCATTCTGTTAAAGTTTTGGCAATATGCcacaatttctttattattgaTAACTGGGTGATCGCACGAACGAATGGTAACATGATCCGCTTGGTTCATAAATACAGAGGAGCTAGTGCTTACATAGGCACGCGTCGGTTCGGCAGAAAATATGGGTTGTTATACATTACCGGGTTGAAATATAATGCCGATGGGTCGTGGTGACAGCACGGTGCAACTAGAGGTGCGGTGAATGGCTGATTGAAGGTAGCGTATGGATGAGCAGGTGGCACTGTCGTCATCGTGTTACTGTTCTGG
It includes:
- the LOC129748875 gene encoding putative gustatory receptor 28b, which gives rise to MTTDKSSGQQQEIRPLLVRSSLIVFYGLSVLMGLFAIVFDRAKNKPQISTFLSFYGTTLACALLFLMRNTNDVFIAQIRQGLLTEVVNGLEQMMVAFVMLTGIVRRVRRRRDMLELMMYFSKFPEQLNLTLKTRTATVEERVLKKLFINFTLLILAFLLMYDPEGQEPLQIYQLLSLTSSFYPKMLIINFCGWFYLQMLYVGLFFDAVNRKLENLYHEVAHECSFVRFRKTSPNFIVKLHYLRNLREKVVTGAFQLNETFTVQIVIIFSLIFVLIVNQLYFLIVVLFNFIKEGTLLETHHVAAMFLLCTLNFYEVYCIGDSCEHTMAQANRTSEILHRFNALNMDPRLKQSVEMFLVQLMHQPIRFTACGMFTLDYSILFSIVTSATSYLIILIQFELSNAAN